aaaaagaaaaactgaaagaaaatgtatACAACATAACTAGTTTTATAGACCATTTCTAAgctgtttttattaataattttattaccTAGACATAACGACACCACAAGTTACCTTTCATTACAAGAGGAGGATTGGTTTCTTCTGTGTATTGACATCAATCGATTCAATATAATTGGTCAGATTAAAATTGCAACAATATTTCATGATCAatcaaatgaataaaatcatatgaATAAAAATCATAGGAATAAAATATGTAACAAGTCTGACTACTCATGATTAAGGGGAGGGTAGTGAGTAAGTTATGAAATTTAATCCACATTTTAGCATAAATGAAAAGTAATTTAGTTGTGTTCTAAAAGGACAGTAGTGATGCTGTTTACATCTAATATTAACACAATTCAATACATTTCGAcccatttaaaacaaaacaaaaaacacacaacaggTAATTACTTgtgtaaatattaatttattttacaaaaaaatatttaaaacatttgtttctCTAGTTTAGCCTCAGTGAGTCATATTCACTTTCACTTTGTTGCACAGGTACTCCATCAGATcctaaaacacaaacatgcactttaatgctttatataaaacaagggaacatttcatttagaaacaatTACACATTACTGACCTTAATCCTGCGCATTTGGCTTAACGCCAGATCATCCAGAAGTTCAAGTTCAACCTGATCCTTATTCTCCTCAGACAGAAGCAGAGTCTAGAACAAGAAAAGAACCAAAAAGAGTGGATTCTTAAATCCCTGATAAATCCAgttactgcagaacatcagagaCATGTAGTAATCCAAATCAGTGCATTTACATGAACCTGGGTAAATCACATAATAGGAAATTAAGAGTTAATAaattttgctttgcaaccagccaataaactcacagaataagaAGCAACAAACCCAAACTTCATATTGTGACTCGATGTGCTGAAAAATTAAGATTATTTAAATCTTTCAATTCAATTCTTTATCCTTTGGTTAAACAAGACTTTGGGCCCCATTTTAATTGATCTGTAGGCAGGCGTTCATCCACACAATGCAGCTCGTTTTAGAGCGCGTGTCTTCACTAtcgtaacagcaggaaaagtatgccttgcaatgctcaaaatgcacaaaagccatgtactaattctcttaaatatggacgtaacgtgaaataaaccaataacttgtgtcacttgccattcgctttaagagccaggtgtgctctgactaaCATTTGCTTTTCCTGTAAATTAACTGCTAGCAATCCGTCATTTTAGTTTGTATtcggtttattgttgatgtaaaaagtaaaacCAAGTTGTGGCATTAATTAGTGTGAGCCCTGGTACCAGTATTTCCAAACTGAttattgaagattttttttggccagCAAGCATTgtttgaatggaaaaaaaaaaaaaaaaaaaaaaaaaaaaaaaaaaaaaatgtaaatctacCAACAATGAAATGTACTTACTACTATAGCCAatcaaaaacagcacaaaaagtGTCACTTAAGCCAGGGATTAAACCCTGCTCTTATCACACTACCACAGTCTGTTTCTCAgatttcttagaaaaaaaaatagattaatgaattaaaattaaatttagctCTCTTAATCTGATTTTATACCATACTCTAATAAGAAATTGAAGTATGCCATTTGCTTGACTAGTTGAAATACCAGgggtagcttgccatcagctgccagagacctgagagagcacaactggccttgctctctccccatatcactcatatggtgatgtggatcagcacaaggctgcatctgtgagctgatgtatcagaaccgagtcgctgcgcttttcatCCGAGTGCGCTgtgtaatgctgcatcatcagcagcagttcaaaaagaggcggagtctgacttcacatgtatcagaggaggcatgtgctagtggcACTAGTGATAGGGTATATacagagtagcagctgaatgggttgtACCACTGGCCAGATACACTGGGAGAAAAATGATGGATAGAAAACTCTCTGCAGAGGCTGTACTTACCTCTCCCAGAGACGTGGTGATTAAAGCTGTAGCGCTGGTGGAGAGATCTTCACTCAGGGATCGACTTATTGTTCtgcaataaacagaaaaaaaaaatctgaaccaaCCTAACACTACAGTACACATCTACTGATTTACTTATAGAAATATCTAATAACcagccacatacacacacctggCTTTCAAACCAGACACAAGTGCTTGATCACTGACTTTGACCACTCGGCTATTGGTCCTCATGGAGCTGATTGTTGAGGCACATCtgtcaaaaaaaacaaacaaaaaaaaagcagatcaGACAAATGCCATCCATCTAAGATTGAAGATTTTTAAATACCAATCATAATACCATaaccagggctctcaagttttgaagtttggtgggcgTGAGATTGGGAGGGGGGGTGCGCGcagtttttcaacgtttttttcctcagtttttcttactatgtctgcctaacaacagagcaatctatattctgattggacTTGCTGATCCCCTAAACCTGATTCAAAGGATTGTCTCCCAAAAATGATGACTGACTgcactgttatttttttaagcgAATTTATAAATCAGATTGGATTCAGTTCAGAagattaacaaaaatatttttgggaaaaattagcCTGTaaattaataagtgtataaataagTTTAGTACACACATGTACGCACGCACGCTTGAAAGTGGACTGCACATTTCACAGAGAACCTAACCTTAACAAAACtacaggttaaaaaaaataaaacctaaataaattaatacatttcaacAAATAAAGTAGGCTCCAGATTACCTGAGACTTCCAGTGCTGTTACTGGGCTTCATTTTCCTCGTCTTTGTTTGCCTCTGTGAACAATAGATAAGTCAGATGTGATTCTACATTAGAATTAATAAGATCTGATGAAGACCTGAGGGTACCTTGGTGGCATCTTCTGTCTTGTTCTGATTGGTGGATTTCTGCTGCGCTGCAGTGGTGCTGGACTTtcctgggagaaaaaaaaaaacaggaaaatacaacagcagcagcagcagcagcagattaaCTAGATTAACTGATTAATGTTCATTCTTAATATACTCATCATACATACAAACCAAGCACAAGATGTGACTACAGTGGATTTCtacatatatgtatttatgtgtatcatttatatatttttatctttttgtaactttacacacctgctgctggatgtcaagaatttcccctcggggatcaataaagtatctatctatctatctatctatctatctatctatctatctatctatcaaaaatCATATGGATGAGACATTGCTTTTAAAGGGGATGTGACTCATCAACATGGGCTCTTTTGGATTAAACAGATTTAAATTGTCcttgagataaaactagctcctctAAAAAGTGTACATTTGCTTCTAGAGGTCCGTTTCAAtcattttaacaattaaaatgagttaatgaaatgttttagatTTCTAGATTTATAGTCATCTGCACAGTAAGGAACCAGGTTTCCTTGTACAATGAAATACTTCTTAAAATACATGTTGATATTCTTGTGTCATGCATGTCATAACAtgattttaacctttaaatatttacagtcatgttgtATTTACAGTcattcatgtcccatgacttttggcatgtctgtagGAAAGTAtgaaaatctaaaaaacaaaGTTTAGTTGTAGAAACCAAACATAAGAAAGCAGAAATTATCTTGGACCAGCTTGACCTTGGGCTTAAAAAGGGGAAACTCCACCAATTCCTTATAATTTCTAGAGAAAAGTAGTCAGTCAGAATTGTTTACAGCATGGTGGCTGATCAGCAGAACAAAACATCTGAAACTTGATGcctctaaaaatataattattttttctcaGCATGACATTGAATCAACTACTTATGTATATAGAGGCTATTCCACctaatgggtgccatttgcttgttgtaactatTCCAGATTAaacttattctttttttatctgaatctaacacatatttaactattcaaaatatATACTGATCAGACTTAAACGGCTttactttaactttatttttacaatgtttttctaAACCAAAGACTTACATTTATCTCAATTCTGCTACCAAACAGaatctcaagaaagtctttatttcaaAGACATATGAATGAGTTTatgttcaaataattaaatatttataacaaaaaatatatatatatatatatatatatatatatatatatatatatatatatatatatatatatatatatatatatatatatatatatatatatatatatatatatgcatgcacattgtatttttctaaaatatgcgaAGCTAAACCTGAAAATGATCAAACAAATGGATAAaagatgaaccaaacagaataataataataataataataataataataataataataataataataataataataataataataataataataataataatataaccaggggacaatactcattcctgttactggtactcacttctGCTACTTTTTATGTTaggagtaacaggactgaaaataACATGAATGAGTGAAAAACCCAGGGACATctaaaacttaaatattatggaataattatgaaaataaatacatttttaaagcatagatgagaGTTGGAGTCAAACAATGCAAAAATTACATCtatgaaggattttaataaattatatttcctgGTAAAGTTGATGGTTAGACaggtggggacaggtaacaaatattttttttttcagtgttttaagtcgTTTTTATTAACgctttaattacatattttacgtTTGCAATTaggtacaagacactatgcttaataataaaatgtattttaaagtcatttatgtgcacatttatacatgtaatttcctggggacagaaatggcacagattcaccaaaaaatgcaaaatagagttgaaatatgtatattatactataaagagttttgtaaagtgtttttttttacaaaacttaaTTCCTATCACTATTTAACACCATTGTCAAGAAATATGTAAAATGTTCTATAAAATTATCAATTTTACACAAACCTCTACTTTAAATGATCATTCTAAAATCAGTGTATTTAGTAAGTCTGCTGTAGTAATATCAAACTGTAGCTCTGTAAATcacctaaatcaggggtgtccaaactttttttgttgggggccagaaggagaaatatatttgaagtcacgggccacagactctgtgataaaacaaatgaaataaaccactttaaataatacattttcctgattatttcatttatacaccattttacttgacttactttcTTTATctgtgacagtgttgtgtaaactaagatttttcaaattgatgtttaatttcatgatgtctcttaatattaaactccttaattacggcaacttttagactctttggcccgtttttctgcgatagaaatgtgcactctctccgcttttagactctttggcctgtttttctgtgctagaaatgcgcactctctccacttttagattctttggtccgtttctgacacctagcgttcaaactttgaatctcacattataaaaacctgcttaacagcgggccaactttcattctatttctaaaatacctcgcgggtcactccaaaaaaggaaacgggccacaaatggcccgcgggacgtagtttggacacccctgacctagatATATTCGTCTTGATGTACTCAATTGTAAACTATTTTTTTGTAAGAATTGTGTTCAGTTTTAGTCAAatgtttcatttgtttattaCCTGACAGCTCTGCTCACCTTTTTTACTGGGCTTCCTGCTTAGTGGCTTGCTGATCTCTGGAGACGCGGCCTGCAGAAATAAAACAGGTCAGTAAACAACTACACAACTGGGCCAAAGTTTTACCAGTATTTAGAATAAAAGAAAAGACTCACTGTGATCGCCATTGTGACTTCTCCAACCGAAGTTTCCTGGGCTGAAACACATTACTGATTACTGTTATTTTCTGAATCTTTAAAAACACAGGAGAAGCAGAAGGAGGACGGGGAACATACCCTTCATTATATCTTTAATCAGTGTGGTGTGGAGGGACTGCGGAAGCTTCATCATTTCGATCTTGTAAGCTCGGTCCACAGTAGCCAGCAGTTTGTCCAGCTTGGCCTCCATTTCGTTGATCCGTTCATGTGCTGtttggagagaaaagagaggaagaaaaaaaaaaaaaaaggttaagcaccccaatgaataaaaaaacaattaagattaaagtatactaagcattattaaaactatagtgcactaaagtgttcttgtagccacattactaagcagaatatataaaatataaaataatatttttttgtacgtattatactttaattgtataaaatagaattagtacaataaaaaaattaaaaacaaaagttttacttaaattgtgccaagtgtacttaactgtattaaaatggaacaattttacatataattatgtaacatttaaacatactactttatgcatgtacaaaaatgtactaaagtatatttggaaataagtatttttagaagtatattgaattacattaaactaaaaatgtaatttttatagtgtttttttaaatacactatattgtacttttaaaaaaagtatgatcaaagtttactttcaaacatttgatgaaagcataataatattaatgcatttttaatatattttaggtaagtacataaaagtaaatttctcaaaaatgttatatatatatatatatatatatatatatatacatacatacacatatcaaaggattaaaaaaaaaatagaatgtaagcttgcatttaatttaatcaatatttcaaaattattacaatatttgaACACCTCcaaattaaataattgaaaaaaaaaaaaagttaatttcagtaattcagttcaaaatgtaagtcattatatagatgtattacacacggagtgatctatttttagcatgtatttcttttattgttgatgattatggcttatagccaataaaaacccaaaaatcagcatctcagaaacttttaaatattaagttgttatcagcagagggaagcatgaagtgctgtaagattttgtgagaaaacaaaactgcactgactttagacttgataataaaacacagtggatcaacaccagcagattaatTGATTTAACTCCTTAACAGGTCAGGATTTTTGCCAATTGTCTGCCTCACATTACACCAcaaaatcttgatttttttttgtttaagtattacttaaaaaaactttaatgtttgataaggaacattactgaaaatcataattgtaatagtaaaagaaaatatttatatatatataaaaaaaatatttaagtaaatctgctaaatgtcaaaaaaaagtataaaatccTAAAAATGTCTCTTCCCTAAACTTAATTTTTTCattaatgtaaataagttattttactgcagaaaaaatggTTTTGTATTACCTACAAGGCATGTTAGGGGTTAAAACATactgcttaaaaataaattttatggaaatacataaAGTTTTTTATACTTAATGAGTATTTTCATGATAATAAATTGAacatgtacttttagtattcttttccTAATGTACACATACTTTTAAAGCTCTTAAGTACACTTCCTTTTCTAGAAGTGAAGGTTTGGAGCACACCTTCTTTCTCAAACTGCTGGATGAAGAGCTCCTTCCTCTTCCTCAGTTTATCCACTCCATGCTGGCCTTCCAGAGTGTCAGACACGTTACTGCCTTTACGAGCTTTCCGCGCTGCCATGCTGTTAAATCCCCACCACCAACACTATCACTACTACCAACAGCACTACTATCAACAGCACTATTAACTtttcactactgctgctgctgctggaggatcAGCTGATCTCGCTTGTGAACTAATTAGCCTCCTTTAATAGGCAGCACCTGATGAACCCGTTTTCTACCTGAAATATCTTCTCCTTTCCAACTGTTAACATTtaaccatgacttttgacattttatagatttaaataatttaaaataattatatttgagttaaataagttaagtatatatatatatatatatatatatatatatatatatatatatatatatatatatatatatatatatatatatatatatatcagttaatCAGTTAAAACAGAGAATCTCTAATAGAGGGGAGAAGACCCACTTAAAAATAGGTTTATGGTTTGTTAGACCTCCAGAGGGCGCTCCAGAGACAGTCTAAAATGAATGAGTTCTTATGGGGCATTTGAGTAAAATTTGAGTTTACACGTTTGATCATTTGTATActaatattgtttttattcaCTCAAACACAGAGCAATATTAATTGTTTCTTatatgctaaaaaaataaataataattaactatggaagtaaaacagtgtcaccagactttgaaatttaaaagcacttgaatttttagcactgaattattttacattgaattattgcatgtgatttttttgcctctgaattaaacactttaatttttcagtatatcattttcacttattttattttaatgtaaaaaaattcaaaagcaaaaattcaagttttaaaaattcaattaaaataaattcaggttgctcaaattcgacctgtcaaattcgactgctaaaatacaacgctcaaaattcgctgtcaacatccgggacacacaggatgagcaatcgattcagtcttcaatcgagccaacaaccagccaatcacatcacgctccgaagatcacgtgacaggtagcgcctcacggctcagagccgctcaacgcgagtcacagccccctccgctgctcctctggagtaggtgagtgtaaaacagctgaaaacagggcatttacctcaccactgtggccatgtaatatcacttaaacggtgtagaaatcctcactttaaccacggtttgctctgtggtttgtaaacatattaaattaagatagatatccacatataccttgttaaactaactaactaaataaataaagctcctctgttcatttcagaaagagcttcaaacacgaacactagatcaattatttataaatacagccagactgtgtggaagataattactactgtagaatctgagatagtaacttagttagctaaattatagctacctatcttgctagttagctgtgggactgtgtgattatagacaagatactacttagttagctgtttgtttagcaataccttatttacactttgctgcaaagtattttgcttagtgtaatggccactgtctaaataaatatattgagctatattacacttactgtacccctctcaggctggtcctctcattaaataaaggagatttattacagttactatatacctctcaggctggtaactaggtctagatgtatgtgtgggcattatctaatttgtaatcagtgcaatatttattagtgatgtcttttatacatttttatttatatttaggtcatgttaataaatgagaatcaaatattgcaacccatgagagagtattattagtaatatttattaaatgttttatgttaataataattatcacattttgtaaatgctgtcgctaaaagtgaatctgatgtttttatttaaggttgaaaagaagatggagaagtttcagcttgcagctatggagagttcaccacgaaaagaacgaagtcaaagaatacaaagatctgtccatattctgaagtcaccacttgaagattttatgcagaattatttggattatgaataggaaccacattatttgcaacagcttgtattatttatacaaacaagatgaacatgatatgatgtgccagaatatagggaggctgcctaaaacatacaaaaaaaaaatacagaacacatgtaaacaactaaagaaaaacagaacatggcacatgtaaataaatcaaataaacacagcacagactgcatgaaattggttttctttatttgttctttaaaagtttggagaaaggaaacctgtggaatacaaaagaaacttgaaaaattactgcatttgatacatggatataattaaacattttaagaacattacctaccttttattatcctttctttttctgcgagaaaatatcctgtttaagaaaatgaagacaagaaatatgactgtgttaaacttggtgttgtttggattcagtatttacttcatttatatttatataaaacatttttgcaattattattgcattggttttggcacaaaccaattactaatgcatctcagaaaatctgaagatcatgagaatatcataatatacattacactacatgtaaagtgacatattccaaatcatttgtacctggctaaaagttcattaaaccagaattactgtcctaaccttaacccagtttactagaatatgtagtttaaacttaaaataaaaaagaattaaatgtgtcgctttaaacataaggtgaccgtttactgaacgatattaaacacaaatatatatttttcacttttgagatgcactagtaaacaggactaatcatgctgtattttaattacacaagcattttaggactattatttactgttgatatcctcagtaaaagcctgagttgaattgttaacaaatgtataaaatatatatattaaatataaacattaaaattaatatcataaaataaataatggtcatatcttaaattatctctgttaaattagttagtaaagagacaaaaagcaattctaataaatctcctttatttaatgagaggaccagcctgagaggggtacagtaagtgtaatatagctcaatatatttatttagacagtggccagtacactaagcaacatactttgcagcaaagtgtaaataaggtattgctacacaaacagctaactaggtattatcttgtctataatcacacagtcccacagctaactagcaagataggtagctataatttagctaactaagttactatctcagattctacagtagtaattatcttccacacagtctggctgtatttataaataattgatctagtgttcgtgtttgaagctctttctgaaatgaacagaggagctttatttatttagttagttagtttaacaaggtatatgtggatatctatcttaatttaatatgtttacaaaccacagagcaaaccgtggttaaagtgaggatttctacaccgtttaagtgatattacatggccacagtggtgaggtacatgccctgttttcagctgttttacactcacctactggagaggagcagcggagggggctgtgactcgcgttgagcggctctgagccgtgaggcgctacctgtcacgtgatcttcggagcgtgatgtgattggctggttgttggcacgattgaagactgaatcgattgctcatcctgtgtgtcccggatgttgacagcgaattttgagcgttgtattttagcagtcgaatttgagcaacctgaatttattttaattgaattttttaaacttgaatttttacttttgaattttttttttacattaaaataaaataagtgaaaatgatatactgaaaaattaaagtgtttaattcagaggcaaaaaaaatcacatgcaataattcaatgtaaaataattcagtgctaaaaattcaagtgcttttaaatttcaaagtctggtgacactgttttacttccataattAACATCcatcataaaatataaatatatatatatatatatatgctattttatatatgtatatatatatatatatatatatatatatatatatatatatatatatatgcagtgtgtaagactggtggaggagaacatgatgccaagatgcatgaaaactgtgtttaaaaaacagggttattccaccaaatattgatttctg
Above is a genomic segment from Astyanax mexicanus isolate ESR-SI-001 chromosome 23, AstMex3_surface, whole genome shotgun sequence containing:
- the cdca9 gene encoding borealin-2; this encodes MAARKARKGSNVSDTLEGQHGVDKLRKRKELFIQQFEKEAHERINEMEAKLDKLLATVDRAYKIEMMKLPQSLHTTLIKDIMKAQETSVGEVTMAITAASPEISKPLSRKPSKKGKSSTTAAQQKSTNQNKTEDATKRQTKTRKMKPSNSTGSLRCASTISSMRTNSRVVKVSDQALVSGLKARTISRSLSEDLSTSATALITTSLGETLLLSEENKDQVELELLDDLALSQMRRIKDLMEYLCNKVKVNMTH